From the genome of Sulfurimonas paralvinellae:
CGTTCAATGGGAAGCTTTATCGACGGTCATAAAAATGCAGCAGGCGGAACGATCCCTTTTCTTAAGATAACAAACGACATCGCCATTGCGGTCGATCAGCTTGGAACTCGTAAAGGGGCTATTGCCGTCTATCTCGAACCATGGCACATCGATGTCAATGACTTTTTGGACCTTAAGAAAAACTCAGGTGAAGAGCGTCGTCGCGCCCATGATCTTTTCCCTGCAATGTGGCTGAACGATATGTTTATGAAAAGGGTTGAAGAGGATGCTATCTGGACACTTTTCGATCCATACGATGTGCGTGAGCTTACTAACATGCATGGAGAAGAGTTCAACAAACGTTATCTTGAACTCGAGCAGGATGAGACTATTATTAAAGAGAGGGTCAAAGCGAAAGATCTATGGAAAAAGATCCTGACATCATACTTTGAGACCGGCTCACCTTTTCTCTGTTTTAAAGACAATGCAAACCGTGCCAATCCAAACGATCACTACGGTACTATCAGAAGTTCCAACCTTTGTACCGAGATTTTTCAAAATACACAGCCAAACCACTACAAAATAAAGTTCATCTTTGAAAACGGTGAAAGTGTTAGTTATGAAGAAGAAGAGATTGTAAAAGTTGACAGCGGCATTGAAAAACCGGCTAAAAAAGTTACAGCACTCGATTCGCTCGGCGGCATGCAGATCTTTGTCGTCGAGAAAGAAAAAGTAGACGGTGCTACTGCTGTATGTAATCTCGCTTCTATCAACCTCTCACGTGTTAATACAAAAGAGGATATAGACCGCATCGTGCCGACTGCCGTCAGATGTTTGGACAATGTTATCGATCTTAACTTCTATCCGGTAGAAAAAGTAAAACGTACAAACATGCGAAGCCGTTCTATCGGTCTTGGTGTTATGGGTGAAGCGCAGATGTTAGCTGAATCGGGTATAGAATGGGGCAGCCAGGAACACTTTGACAAGATAGATGAAGTGATGGAGTCTGTTTGTTATAACACCATTAAGGCCTCATCAGATCTTGCTGTTGAAAAAGGAAGTTATCCTGAATTTGAAGGTTCTAAATGGAGCCGCGGTATATTCCCTCAAGATCACGCCAATGCAGATGTCATCAACCTTGTTGACCGCGGCGGACTCTTTGCTTCGACCTACGAGTGGGATGAACTCCGTGCAAAAGTAAAACGTGACGGTATGAGAAACGGTTATCTAATGGCTGTCGCACCTACAAGTTCCATCTCTATTC
Proteins encoded in this window:
- a CDS encoding ribonucleoside-diphosphate reductase subunit alpha; translation: MITVIKRNGRTEPLDISKIQKYTSAAVKDLANVSQSELEVDAQIHFRDGITSKEIQETLIKTAVDKIDIDAPNWTFVASRLFLFNLYHQVNGFTGYCSLEKYFERGEKEGRILLGLREMYDLEELEKHIKPERDLQFNYLGIKTLYDRYLIKDRQGDPIELPQHMFMAIAMFLAQREEKRQEWAIKFYDMISKFEVMLATPTLSNARTPRHQLSSCYIGSTPDNIEGIFDGYKEMAMLSKFGGGIGWDWTQVRSMGSFIDGHKNAAGGTIPFLKITNDIAIAVDQLGTRKGAIAVYLEPWHIDVNDFLDLKKNSGEERRRAHDLFPAMWLNDMFMKRVEEDAIWTLFDPYDVRELTNMHGEEFNKRYLELEQDETIIKERVKAKDLWKKILTSYFETGSPFLCFKDNANRANPNDHYGTIRSSNLCTEIFQNTQPNHYKIKFIFENGESVSYEEEEIVKVDSGIEKPAKKVTALDSLGGMQIFVVEKEKVDGATAVCNLASINLSRVNTKEDIDRIVPTAVRCLDNVIDLNFYPVEKVKRTNMRSRSIGLGVMGEAQMLAESGIEWGSQEHFDKIDEVMESVCYNTIKASSDLAVEKGSYPEFEGSKWSRGIFPQDHANADVINLVDRGGLFASTYEWDELRAKVKRDGMRNGYLMAVAPTSSISILTGTTQAIEPVFKRKWFEENLSGLIPVVVPKLSPETWSYYTPAYDLNQTVLIKAAAIRQKWIDQGQSLNIFITLDKASGRYLNEIYMLAWKLGLKSTYYLRSQSPEMASDVEDRSMECVGCQ